The DNA window TTGAACTTTTGGCTGTTGAGGCCTTGGTTGTTTTGGATTGTGATTAGAATTTGCATTTTCTGATCTCTCAGGTCTTTCAGGTCTGTTTTTTCTAGGTCCCTGATTATTGTTTGGCCTGTTTTGATTGTTATTCTGATTCTGATTTCTGTTTTTATTGAAAGCTTTATTCTTTTTCTCAAACCTGTCAACGCTGTTTTCCTGAATCAAATCAATACTTTGTAATGGGATGTCAGGCTGTTTAAGATCTTCAAGTGGCAGAATCTTTTCACCGCGTTTATTTTTAGAAATAAACTGTTTTACAAGATCAATATCGAAATCATACCAAGCTACTGAACTGTCAACATAAGCGAACCACATTTTCTTTTTGAAAACATCAATTTTGATACAGAAAGCTCTTCCTTTTTCTGTATCTAATGTTGTTGATGAAGAAGGGAAATTGCTTAATGCATCAAGATAACTGTCCAATTCATAATTAAGACAGCATTTTAGCTTGCCACATTGTCCAGCCAGTTTTTGAGGATTAATACTAAGCTGCTGATATCTTGCAACATTCGTATTTACCGATCTGAAATCCGTTAGCCAGGTTGAGCAGCAAAGCTCTCTACCGCATGAACCGATACCCCCAATTTTTGCAGCTTCCTGTCTAAAACCGATTTGTTTCATATCGATCTTAGTTCTGAACGTTGAAGCATATTCTTTTATCAACTGCCTGAAATCTATTCGGTTATCTGCAGTATAATAAAATGTTACTTTCGAAGCGTCACCCTGATATTCAACATCAGTAACTTTCATTTCAAGCCCAAGACCGTGAGCAATTTTTCTTGCCTGAATCTTTACGCTATCTTCTTTTTTTCTTGCTTCCTGCCAAACTTCAATATCTTTCTGATTGGCCAATCTGTATATTTTTAGTGAGGTTTCTTCAGAAGATTTTTTCTTTTTCATCTGAATTTTCACTAATTCGCCGGTGAGACTTACCACACCAACATCATGTCCGGGACTCGATTCTACGGTGACTACACTACCTATATGTAAAGGAACATTATTTACATTTTTATAAAACGCTTTTCTGTCATTTTTAAATCTAACTTCTACAAAATCACACCTGTTAGAAGGAGGATTGTTGATGTTAGACAGCCAGTCGAAAACACTTAATTTATAACTATTACCACAGGTATTTACACTTTCACAACCATTCGCGGATTTCTTGGGTCC is part of the Chryseobacterium paludis genome and encodes:
- a CDS encoding PSP1 domain-containing protein, with the translated sequence MSCGCKTSGDSAHSCGPKKSANGCESVNTCGNSYKLSVFDWLSNINNPPSNRCDFVEVRFKNDRKAFYKNVNNVPLHIGSVVTVESSPGHDVGVVSLTGELVKIQMKKKKSSEETSLKIYRLANQKDIEVWQEARKKEDSVKIQARKIAHGLGLEMKVTDVEYQGDASKVTFYYTADNRIDFRQLIKEYASTFRTKIDMKQIGFRQEAAKIGGIGSCGRELCCSTWLTDFRSVNTNVARYQQLSINPQKLAGQCGKLKCCLNYELDSYLDALSNFPSSSTTLDTEKGRAFCIKIDVFKKKMWFAYVDSSVAWYDFDIDLVKQFISKNKRGEKILPLEDLKQPDIPLQSIDLIQENSVDRFEKKNKAFNKNRNQNQNNNQNRPNNNQGPRKNRPERPERSENANSNHNPKQPRPQQPKVQLEKAEAVSDPDKKPQQNPNKKKFKKKFPPKKDNNA